The DNA sequence ATATCAACATAACCGAGCAATATGTTCTCATCATTAATAACAAGCAGTGAGTCGACTCGGCGTGCTTTCATATGCTGAATCGCTTCTTGCAATGTATTTTCCGGTTTGATTGTGACCGGTGTTCGGCTCATGATCTGAGCTACTGTCTCAATATCAGGTCGAGCTTGTACAAGTCTGTCTTTTCCAATGAAGTCCTCAACAAACTCATCTGCAGGATTGCGAAGAATTGCATCCGGTGTATCACATTGAACAATCTGCCCGTCACGCATAATGACAATACGATCAGCAAGCTTAATTGCTTCATCCATATCATGTGTAACGAAGACAATAGTCTTGTCCAACTGACGCTGCAACTTTTTGAATTCATCCTGCAACGCATCGCGCGTAATCGGATCAAGTGCACCAAACGGCTCGTCCATGAGAATGAGCGGCTGATCCGCTGCAAGCGCACGAAGAACACCAATCCGCTGCTGCTGCCCTCCAGAAAGCTCATGAGGATAGCGGTCAAGATAATCCGGTGTCATGTCGACAAGCTTCAAAAGTTCACGAGCACGTTCTTTGCGTTTCGCATCAGGCCATTTAAGCAACTTTAATACAAGGGAAATATTCTCTTGGATTGTCATATGCGGAAGCAGACCAATCTGCTGGATGACATAGCCGATGTTCCTGCGAAGTTCAACAGGATCCTGCTTCATAATATCTTTTCCATTTATAAGAATCCGTCCTTCAGACGGTTCAATAAGCCGATTGATCATTTTCATTGTCGTCGTTTTTCCGCAACCACTCGGTCCGATGAAACAAATAAATTCACCTTTATCAAATTTAAACGATACATCATTGACAGCGCGTTTTCCGCCTTTATATATTTTGGAAACATGTTCAAACTCAAGCATGG is a window from the Aciduricibacillus chroicocephali genome containing:
- a CDS encoding betaine/proline/choline family ABC transporter ATP-binding protein (Members of the family are the ATP-binding subunit of ABC transporters for substrates such as betaine, L-proline or other amino acids, choline, carnitine, etc. The substrate specificity is best determined from the substrate-binding subunit, rather than this subunit, as it interacts with the permease subunit and not with substrate directly.), with protein sequence MLEFEHVSKIYKGGKRAVNDVSFKFDKGEFICFIGPSGCGKTTTMKMINRLIEPSEGRILINGKDIMKQDPVELRRNIGYVIQQIGLLPHMTIQENISLVLKLLKWPDAKRKERARELLKLVDMTPDYLDRYPHELSGGQQQRIGVLRALAADQPLILMDEPFGALDPITRDALQDEFKKLQRQLDKTIVFVTHDMDEAIKLADRIVIMRDGQIVQCDTPDAILRNPADEFVEDFIGKDRLVQARPDIETVAQIMSRTPVTIKPENTLQEAIQHMKARRVDSLLVINDENILLGYVDIESIDRNRKKNLLIGDIIETAFMQVEQHTLVRDTVRKILKRGVKYVPVVDEANKLVGIVTRASLVDIVYDSIWGEEDTAQ